The Fervidobacterium pennivorans DNA segment TGCAGATTTTTCACTCTCATTTGCCAACGGTGATTTGTATGCTTCTTCCTCACTTCCAACAACTCAGTTTGCTTTACTTAAGCTAACGTATACATACCAAACAAGCATAGACCTACTCGGTACAGTGCAATCGCTGGTTGCAAGTCTTACCCCAAGACCAGCAGTTCAGGAAAGCAAGCAGACAACAATCAAAATTGCAGACCTTTACAGTATGCCAGAAGGTTCAAAGGTTACCGTGACTGGAACCGTTCTAGCACCTGTTGGATTGCTGAGCAATTCGGTAACGTATATCCAGGATGAAACAGGAGCAATAATGCTTTATGGAAAGTCCATTCCTACGAGTTTGAATGTGGGAGACACTGTTATTGTGAGTGGCTCAACGAAAGTCTACAACAACGTTCTTGAGATAGTCGTAGATAACATAACTGTGGTTGGTAAAGGCACTGTAAAACCTGTTGAATTAAAGTTACTTGACAAGTCTTACGTTTCAAATCTTGTATATGTAACCGGCACAGTTGAGAGTATTGGAAAAGATAATTTCATTGTGAACACCGGAGCCTTTAAAGTAAAGGTTTACATTAAGAGTGCAACAGGTATTAGTCTGGTTGGCATATCAGAAGGAAAGACTGTTAAAGTAACAGGTATATTGACCTTGTTCAAAGATGAGCTTGAAATCCAGCCTTTGAAACAAGCAGATATCGTAGTAAAATAAAATCAAGGTTAGAAATTATAGAGGAATGAAAAGGGAAAATGGTTTTTAGAAAATCCAAAACAAACGCTGTATATTTTCTTGTAATCGCTGTTAGCTTGGTTCTTACCTTGACACTGAGTTCTTGTTCTCGTCAAGAAACAGCGGTAAGTGGTGTTGAAGTGCTCGATGGGGATACACTAAGAGTTTCAGGACAATCATTTAGAATTGTTGGTATTGATGCACCGGAAATTCATGAAGGTGACAAACCTGTAGGTGAATATGGACAGGATGCAAAGAATTACCTTTACTGGTTCGCGAGTAATTTTGAACTTTCATATGAGCAAAAAGGAAAAGATAGCTATGGAAGGATTTTGGTTTACCTTTTTGGAAAAGATAGACAAACTGATGCGAAGTATCTTTATGAAGCATCACTTACTGAGAATGGATATGCTCGACCCTTGATTTACGACAGCACATCAGTTCCAAACTATACTAAGGCAATCGTCGATGCTTATAAAAGAGCATACGAAAACAGAAGAGGTATATTCTCGAAATACGATAACGCACCGGTTATTGACAAAACTAAGGCAAGCCAGCTGAGTTCATACAAAGGTAAGATTGTATGGCTAGAGATGGATGTTAACAACGTAATATTTTCTAACGATACTTACTACGTATATTCTGACTTTGCGCTCGTTAAGATAAGAAGTGGTGAGTACAACAATTTATTCAATGGATACAACCTCTATGGTCTAAAAGGTAGAAAGGTAAGGTTCTACGGTGAACTCTGGTATGATAGCTACGAAGGAAAGTACATGATTATGCTCCGCGCACCGTTTGAAATTAAAATCGTCAACTAAAAACAAAGGGGATGGATTGGCAGTATGAAAAGGATTTTGGTATCACTTTTATTGATTCTCAGTGTTGTATTCTTTGCACAGAACCTAGTCAAGATTGCTGATATTTACAAACTTAAAGAAGGAGAAACGGTCGAGGCTACGGGTATCATTCTTGCCCCAGTTGGAGTGCTTGGAAGTTTGACAACGTACATGCAGGACGAAACTGCAGGAATCATGCTATACGGAAAGGTCTTACCTGTCGACCTAAAAGTTGGTAATGTTGTCAAAGTTGCTGGCAAGACAAAAGTCTACTATGGGATTCTTGAGATAATACCAGACAAGGTTCAGGTTATTAGCTCAGCAACACCAACGGCTGTTGAACTTAAAGATGCTGACTTCAAAAAGTATCTTTCAAATTTGGTTGTGGTTACAGGAACTGTGAGCTCTGTTGATAAGTATCAGTTCAAGGTAAAGACGGATAATTTTGAGATTTTGGTGTATATAAGAAAAGAAGTGCCATTCAAAGTTGAAACACTAAAAGTTGGAGACAAGGTTTCGGTAACAGGTGTTATGTATCTGTACAAAGATATGTATGAAATGCTTCCAAGGATGCCGGAGGATATAAAGAAATTCTAAAAAAAATTTATTAACGAAAGCCAGCTGGGAAAATGCCAGCTGGCTTTTTAAATCTTAACACTTTTAAAGACTCTGCTAATGCAGACGTGTTAGACTGCTGATGGATTCCTAAAGAAAAAACTGGGAAAATCAAAACGATACTGTTAACTTGTAGTGATGAAAGAGTATAATCGTAAAAGAATGCGATTGATATTGCCATTATGCATTTTCCAAGGATTCTTCACTACACAAAAACCTTTGAATATATATCACTAAATTCTTCGTATTCTTCTTAGGCAAGAAAGCATTGGGTTATGCATTTTGGGAAACCTGCTTTTGTTAAGAGTTGGTTGGGGGGTGTCCCCTCTTTATAAGGATAATGCGGTTTTTGGAAAGTTTCAATACTTTTAGTTAACATTATCAATCAAAACTCTGGAGGTGTCGGGTATGAAACTTAGAGGGTTGGTGTTGTTATTTTTAGTATTTGTAACCATCATCTCATTTGCGCTGAACATCATTTACCTTGTTGGCGATGGTATGAGTTTCAATCAACTGCTTTTAGCAAGTATTCTCGAGGGACGGGTTTTGACGACCATGACACTGCCATACACAGGTATTACTACAACATACTCTGCTGATTCGTGGGTGACCGATTCTGCTCCAGCAGGGACGGCACTGTTTGGTGGTTACAAGACATTGAACAGGGCTATAGGTGTTCTTCCAGACGGTACACCAATGCCTTCAATATTTGAAATTGCTAAGAGAACTGGTTACAATATTGGATTAGCAGTTACGTGTAGAGTAACTCACGCTACTCCAGCTTCTGTATACGGTCATGTTACCAACAGAGATGACGAAGTGACACTTGCTAAACAGCTGGCTGAATCTGGAACCGTTGACGTCATTTTTGGCGGTGGATGGGATATGTTTGTCCCAACTGCGCAAGGTGGTAGAAGAACCGACGGGCTAAATCTCATTGAATTAATGAAGAGCAAGGGATATGAATATATAACAACAGTTGAGCAACTTAGTACTGTACAGTCTTCAAAAGTTCTTGGTTTATTTGCCAAAGGACATCTTGACTCAGTTTCTAATAGATCATCTGCTCAACCAACACTTGATGTTATGACCAAAAAAGCAATCGAGCTTCTCTCAAAAGATGGCAAACCATTCATGCTCATGGTTGAGGGTTCTCAGATAGACTGGGAATCACATTCAAACGATTTTTACGGCGTATGGAAAGAAGTTGTTGAATTTGATAACGCGGTCAAAGTTGCTCTGGAATTTGCGGCTAAAGACGGTAACACACTTGTGATTGTTACCGGCGACCACGAAACAGGCGGCTTGTCACTTTCAAAAGGTGGTTACACAATCAATGTTGAACAGGCAAGAAAAGCGAAAGGAACTACACAGATGTTTTTAAGTCAATTCAATATTGCAGATAAAGAGAAATTTATTGCAGGTCTTAAGGATTGGTATGGTATATCTATTACAGATTCCGAATACGAAAACTTGAGAAAGATTCCATCAAACAATTTGAGAAGAGAACTTGCAAGATTTGTCAGTGAGAAGGTAGGATTTGGTTGGACAACATTCGACCATACAGCTGCCCCTGTTCCAGTATACGCATTTGGTCCTGGAGCATATTACTTCACAGGTTTTATGGACAACACGGACATTCCTAAGATTATTATGCAACTAACGAAACTTTCGACAATTTCTTTCCCTGAGATTAAATCAACGGGTAGTGGGTATTAAATTAGGTATGAAAATTCCCATTCAACGCCTTACTGTGTTCTTTTGAGTGCTTTTCTGCCCCTGCACGTCTTTGTGTGCAGGGGTTTTCTTAATTTTGAGGTTTTGCTATCTGCTGAAAATGTTATACAATAAAATCGTGAGATAAAGTTAGAAGGCATAGCTAAAAGTCAAGGGGGAACTGATATGGCAAAGATGGATTTTCTTAGTTACCCACTTCCAGATATTTTGAAAAAATACATCTACCAAGGTTTTTTCAAAAAAGCCCGTGAGCAAATTGATAAGATATTAGAACACAGACTACCACCACAGATGAGGGAAAGATTAAAATTTGAACTCTTCAGGATGGAACTACTAAAAAGAACGTACAGATATGCTCAAGAAGAAGCCTTCAAAATCTTTAAAAAGACGTTTAAGAATGCAACAAAAGCTGAATTTGAACAACTTTGGAAAGAAGGTCGATTAGATTGGATTTACATCGAGACGCAAAGATTCTTTGAAAGCAGGTTTGATAAGAACCTGGCTTTCAACGAAAAGGAATACAAGGCAAGGCAAAGGGTAGATAAGCAAACGCTAAAAAGACGGGAGCTAATAAATAAAGCAGTTGAGCGGTTACTGAAAAGCGGGAAGCCAAAGAGCTATCGTGTGCGAGCAAGAATTACAGTTGAGAAAGAGAATCCAAGAGAGGAAAAAGTTCGTGTATGGTTGCCTTTTCCAAAAGAAGAATTTCAGCAGAGCGATGTCAAATTGATAAGTGCAAGTCACGAGTGCGAAATTGCAGACAATTCAGTTGGTCAAAGAACAGTATATATGGAAGGAAAGGATAACGAAAAATTCTATGTGGAATTTGAGTACACAGTTCACGAGTGGATTGGTCAACAATCACTCTACACACAAAAGCCCTCAAAAGAAGACATCAGTGAATTACCACCCCATATCGTGTTCTCTCCTTTTCTAAAAGAGCTGCTTCACACGATATTCCACAACGAAGATTGGACCACGCTCGATGATTTAGCACGTGCGAGAAGGATATACGAC contains these protein-coding regions:
- a CDS encoding thermonuclease family protein codes for the protein MVFRKSKTNAVYFLVIAVSLVLTLTLSSCSRQETAVSGVEVLDGDTLRVSGQSFRIVGIDAPEIHEGDKPVGEYGQDAKNYLYWFASNFELSYEQKGKDSYGRILVYLFGKDRQTDAKYLYEASLTENGYARPLIYDSTSVPNYTKAIVDAYKRAYENRRGIFSKYDNAPVIDKTKASQLSSYKGKIVWLEMDVNNVIFSNDTYYVYSDFALVKIRSGEYNNLFNGYNLYGLKGRKVRFYGELWYDSYEGKYMIMLRAPFEIKIVN
- a CDS encoding single stranded DNA-binding domain-containing protein; this translates as MKRILVSLLLILSVVFFAQNLVKIADIYKLKEGETVEATGIILAPVGVLGSLTTYMQDETAGIMLYGKVLPVDLKVGNVVKVAGKTKVYYGILEIIPDKVQVISSATPTAVELKDADFKKYLSNLVVVTGTVSSVDKYQFKVKTDNFEILVYIRKEVPFKVETLKVGDKVSVTGVMYLYKDMYEMLPRMPEDIKKF
- a CDS encoding alkaline phosphatase — encoded protein: MKLRGLVLLFLVFVTIISFALNIIYLVGDGMSFNQLLLASILEGRVLTTMTLPYTGITTTYSADSWVTDSAPAGTALFGGYKTLNRAIGVLPDGTPMPSIFEIAKRTGYNIGLAVTCRVTHATPASVYGHVTNRDDEVTLAKQLAESGTVDVIFGGGWDMFVPTAQGGRRTDGLNLIELMKSKGYEYITTVEQLSTVQSSKVLGLFAKGHLDSVSNRSSAQPTLDVMTKKAIELLSKDGKPFMLMVEGSQIDWESHSNDFYGVWKEVVEFDNAVKVALEFAAKDGNTLVIVTGDHETGGLSLSKGGYTINVEQARKAKGTTQMFLSQFNIADKEKFIAGLKDWYGISITDSEYENLRKIPSNNLRRELARFVSEKVGFGWTTFDHTAAPVPVYAFGPGAYYFTGFMDNTDIPKIIMQLTKLSTISFPEIKSTGSGY
- a CDS encoding transglutaminase-like domain-containing protein; the protein is MAKMDFLSYPLPDILKKYIYQGFFKKAREQIDKILEHRLPPQMRERLKFELFRMELLKRTYRYAQEEAFKIFKKTFKNATKAEFEQLWKEGRLDWIYIETQRFFESRFDKNLAFNEKEYKARQRVDKQTLKRRELINKAVERLLKSGKPKSYRVRARITVEKENPREEKVRVWLPFPKEEFQQSDVKLISASHECEIADNSVGQRTVYMEGKDNEKFYVEFEYTVHEWIGQQSLYTQKPSKEDISELPPHIVFSPFLKELLHTIFHNEDWTTLDDLARARRIYDFVTLNVNYSYVLPYALYDNIPEYVATTFKGDCGFQALLFITLCRMAGIPAKWQSGWSITPLVASPHDWALVYLERYGWVPVDLSFGGARREQEPMRIFYFTNIDGFRMFANTEFQGDFHPEKKAWRLDPYDNQIGEMEIISKEEDGYVIDLKSEIEVVKFEELTMGKRK